A single window of Nicotiana sylvestris chromosome 3, ASM39365v2, whole genome shotgun sequence DNA harbors:
- the LOC104229914 gene encoding uncharacterized protein produces MYFDSAAHRGGAGAGVVFVTSQGELLPYSFTLTQLCSNNIAEYQALILGLEMAVEMKWLQLQVFGDSQLVVNKILGSYEVKKLELRSYQDYAKKINEVVPPPNEAEGEENELNHLVAVFEVEKEEWRQPIIDYLCYGILPKNPRRRTKIRHRVPRFLYYKDTLYKRSFEGVLLRCLGEDDALQALQEAHSGVCGSHQSGPKLHFHIKRMRYYWPTMVKDCLDYTRRCKAC; encoded by the exons ATGTACTTTGATAGTGCTGCACATCGTGGAGGAGCTGGTGCTGGTGTGGTATTTGTCACTTCTCAAGGTGAACTTCTGCCGTACTCTTTTACGTTGACGCAACTCTGCTCTAACAATATTGCTGAGTATCAAGCACTAATACTTGGGCTCGAAATGGCTGTTGAAATGAAATGGTTGCagttgcaagtctttggtgactctcaGTTAGTGGTCAATAAGATtttaggtagttacgaggtcaagaagctTGAACTACGCTCATATCAAGATTACGCTAAAAAAATTAATGAG GTAGTACCGCCGccaaatgaggctgaaggtgaagaaaatgaactcaatCATCTTGTTGCTGTTTTTGAAGtcgagaaagaagaatggcgacaaccAATTATCGATTACTtgtgctatgggatacttccaaaAAATCCGCGGAGAAGAACTAAAATCCGTCATCGTgtacctcgcttcctttactacaaagataccCTATACAAAAGAtcattcgagggagtactcttgcgatgcttaggggaagatgacgcactccaagctttgcaagaagcgcattctggggtatgtgggtcacatCAGTCTGGgccaaagctccacttccatataaaaaggatgagatattattggccaacgatggtaaaagattgcttggactacactcgaagatgcaaggcttgttaa